The window TTACTGAAAGGCTTGACCTCTGATGTTGGCTCAACTGCATGGATAATCGAAGGATTAGCAACGCCAATTGATTTCAATGTGCTGCTTTCGGACGGGTCAAAATTAACCGATTACCGTAATTCAAAAATTTTGAGCAGCATTAAAACATGGCTTCTGATGCAAGGCGCGGATAGTGCTACGAATATTCCCTATAAAACCAAAGTGAGAACGCGCAGATTAACTCTAGTCTTAAAACAGGCTGACTTTATTCTTCAACACATACCTATTTCGCGCCTTCGTAGAGATGGGTTTGCAGCAATTTCAGAAAGCTTCTATAGCATGCTCGTATATAGAGTTAACAACTACAATTCAGATGATGACATTTACTACAATTGGACCGAGCGTTTCTCGACATTAGTGAAATGCAAAATTGAGGAAAATACTAAAGAGTTGGATAATGGCGGCCTATATCCTGATTGCGTAGAACAGTCCGACCTCGATCTAACATCGTATATTTGCGATCTCACCAAAAGCCAAGCTAGATCGGCTCGTATTTTTTTCCACCATGAGCGTCGACAACTTTCAAGTACAAAAAGATCCTTCCCAAACTATTCGGCAAGAGAGCTGTCGCGGTCAATATTTCTGAACTGCCTATTCAAAGGTTCGAAATTTTCTTGCCCGCCAGAAATTGACATACAACCGCTCAAAAAAAAGAAGTCTATAAATAGAGTACCAACGAGAACAAGCCGCAACACGCCCTCAACACAGACTATCTCCAGGCACCTTTCCTGCTTTAAGGATATTCTCGAACTAGGTCGCTTTGATTTACCTACGCCAATTGAAACGTTTGAAACTGATAGAGCACAACTCATCTCGGATGAATCAACAATTACAGGGAATTTCTCTAGCATTCCGTACCCTCTCGTAATAAGTGCCCTAAAGGAAGCGATCAGTTATGTCTCAAGGTACGCCGACGGCCTATTTGAAGCCTGTTTGGAATATTACCAAGAATGCGGCGATTTAACGCCGATAGATTTGACTTGCCAGCAGCGATTGCCAACCTGCATACCAGCATCTCTATCCGAATTAGGAATTACACGCTGGAAGACACCTAATTGGGAGTGCCGAGAAGCCCAGAATGCGCAGGAAAAAAGCGAGCTATATTGGCATATAAAGATTCTCTATGGATCGTTCGAACTAATTCTTGGGGCGCTTACAGCAAGACGACAAGAAGAATTAATAAGAATAACTCGCAAAGATATAGATATTTTGTCAGGGCAGATTATTTTTCAGAACGGTAAGTCTGGAGAGGGTGATATAAGACAACCTCTTCCCTGCCCAATCCCAAAGATATGCGTAGACATTTTCGCAAAGCTGATAAAATTTCATTCCGACATTGAGACGTTAGGATTTTGTTGTAATAACAGGTCATTACTATCCCCTCCATACACTAAAACACTGGGGATAAAAAAATATTTTGGCAGCGTTGTTTATAATGATGCACTAGACAAGCTTTGCCTTAAATTCAATTACACGAACAACGAAGGACAAATCTACCTTTTCCGAGAACATCAATTCAGGCGGTTCTTTACGCAGATGTTTTTTTGGGGAGGTTTTGGCGACATGGAAGCTCTTCGACAGTTCCTAGGCCATAGCAACTACCGCCATTTGTTTCACTACATCACGGATACAGTATCAGGGGACACTATTAATAGCGTAAAAGCCGAAGTACTTGCCGAGATTACACGACGCGGAGACCTAACATACCTTCCTCTCGCTAGACTTATAGAGAAAAAATTTGGCACGTCCAATATCAGGGTGATTCAAGAGGCTGAATTGCGACCATACTTAAACTACTTAATTTCCAGAAACCAGATAACAACTAACCCCGTTTTTAGCATGTCAAGTAACAATGAAAGCTTTACGATCATTACGGCGGTGAAACATGCTTGAGAGCGAGAGAATTAAGAAGACATCGACTTTAAAACTTAAACAATTACTTCTCGATACAATCGAAGGAAACTACATACATTGGGGAGGAGCAGAACCAAGCATTTATTTGACAAGCCAAAAATCGCTTTCGAGCTACGTTAATCCTGAATTTGAAATTATTCAAACTACTATAAACAGCCTCAAACGCTCAGCAGATCTCTACCTCAAAGGAGGTTACAGCTACCTCGATAAATTGCGAAAGGCAGCGCAAAAAAAAGTCAATACAACGCCTAATCAAAAACGACCACGCAAGCAGTCGAAAAGTGGCCTCGAAGTTAGGCTTAAAGAAGTCGAGAATTTAAGTGAAACGCAACGTGAAGACCTCATCGTTTTAAGCTACGCGCTAACCCTATCACTGAATAAAAGCTGGAAACTCATAACCGAGTCTGGCCGCGCTGACTTAATTGATCTTTGCAGAGAGCATCATCATGAAATTTATCAAATGCTCTCCCCTCTGAAAAACATAGAATTAGGAATTGATAAAAATGGCAAAGTTATATTTCCTGACTTCCGCTGAATTTCAGCTATTTCATTCTCTCAGCTTCGACAAAAAGCCTCAAATGGTAAACGCCCCAAATTTGGTTTCAATGCGCTGGCCCAACGGCGTTTGGTGTTACGATGCAAACCAATACTTAATTTCTAAATTTTTTAATCGTGCATCGACGCACTCTGACGGAGGCACTCTTAAACAATACGCCACGCAACTGTCACACATTATAAGGTTTTGCTTCGACAAGAACCGAAACCTAGACCAACTAGTAGATTCAGATTTTATAGAATTTATAAAACTACAAAGCGCCCCCCGCCCTAACGGGAAAATTATAACAACTAAGACTTCTGTTTCTATTCTGCGCAGAACTCTAGAGTTTCTTGACTTCGTAGGTAGATCCCGGCATCGATCAGACTATGTTGCAATTGATGGAGACATCAAGGGGTTCAAAAAGAAAATTGAACTATCAAAACAGGTCCACCATTCACATGATGCAGCGCCTAGGTGGTACTGGGATCATTCTGAGATGCCGATTGAGAGTGAGACGACAACTAGGGATTCAATTTCTGCTATTGCGATAGATAAACTGAGGACAGCAGCAGCGAACGGCGACACCAATTTTTTCCTTATGAAACGCAGGCTAGCTATGTTACTGGTATTAGAAGTTACCGGTGGACGGCGTTCAGAGGTAGCGGAATTACAGCGTAGCGCAGTTTATAAAGCGCTAGCAATGACGCAACCGGTGCTTGAAATGCGCAATTTGAAGAAAGGCGGTAATACCTATGTGACGCGGAGGATTCGTATTTCGCACAGTGACCTTCGCTTTCTTAAAGATTTTATTGAGATGAATGTGGAGCCTTTGCTTTCTATTAAAAAAACTAGTCATGACTATGTTTTTGTAAGTGAACGGACTGGTCAACCTGTAAGACCTAACACCATAACTCAAGAGATACATTATCTACGAAACCTAGCAGGAGTTCTAGGTCGTGCTCATCCACACATGTTTAGACACCGCTACGTCACCAAGCACTTGATCGCTTTAATTGAAAGTTTCAAATTTGCAAACGAATCCGACTTCCGCAACAAACTTTTAGATCTAGAGTTTTTCAAGGTCCAGGTTTTAGATTTTACGGGGCATAAATCTCCAAAATCTATAGAACCATATATAAAACTAGCATACGCAGAGCACTTAAAATTAAAAGAGACGCTAGATGCTCTAAATAAATTTAAAGAGGTTGATGCAGCAAAGCGAGCAATTATAAATTATTCGGCAGAATTACAAGCACGTGGAGGTCCAAGGCATATCGTTGACGGCCTCTTAGAACTATCCAAAAATTTTCCGTTTCTCCCACCCCCAATAGTAACGACCGATGAATGAGACATCTCAGTGTTTTTTCTAAACAAGTTATCAACCAGAGATGGATGAGTTTCACCAGTTGCATATCCCAGCCAAGGCCACGAGATGCTGGTCGATGCCCAAACCCGCTCAGTTTGTGCGTTAGGTGGGGTGCCGCGTCGCGGTATCTACGACAACATGAAGACCGCTGTCGATAAGGGGCAACAGGTGCCAGTGGCGCACGGTCATACCCGGTTTGCCGTGATGTGAGCCCACTACCTGTTCGACCCGGACTTTTGCAACGCGCCCTCGGATTAGGAAAAGGCATCGTTGTAAAGAACCTCCACGACAGCCGACGGCGCATTTGCGCTCGATGCTCAAAACTGCATGTTCCACATCTTCGAGGAACTGAATACCTGCGTAGGCCAACACCGCCGTGCTCTTCGGAGCGACCTGGTGCACCCGCAGTACAACGGGCTAACGTTGGCGGCTCTGGAGCTTGAACGAGCTGAAATGATGTCAATGCTGACCGCCTTTGATGGTTAGGTCGAATGCACGGTGAGGGCCTCCAACACCTGCTTGATCAGTGTGGGCCGAAATCGTCACTCGGTGCCTTGCGAGCAGGTCGGCCAGTGGGTCAGCAGCCGCCTGTATCCCTCTTCGGTGGTGGTCATTGCCGATGAAACGATGATTGCCAGTCACAAACGACTCAATGATCGAGACTAGGTCAGCTGCGACCGGCAGCACTACATCCCTCTTATCGAACGCAAGCCTGGAGCACTACGCAATAGCGCTACATTTGATGATCTGCCGAAGCCATTGGTGCTTTTTACGCGTCGACCTGAGACGTCACCCCAACGCTGATCGAGTCATGACGCAGGTACGGCTGCGGTTCCCATCGCCGGGGCGTGATGCCCTGCTGGTGACGGTGGAGTTGGTACTTTAATCAGGCAGCTTGAGCGCTGACCACATCCGGAATGTTCCAGCTCGGCTAACATCGACAGCAGCCCCTCCGTCCGCCGAGACCAGTCTTCAATTCAAGGTAGCGCCTGTCGCCAATACGGCGCGCTACTACCAGCTCCGGACCACCAATGAACACCACATGCTGCGCCATATCTGTACGATTCCGGCCCTTCGCAACAGGCAGCTAACTGCGTAAAGCTCCCTCTGAATCTCTGAATCATTGCTCCCGTTAATTTTTGAAGCAGCAGATGGCAATAGCAAAAACTTGAATTATACTGTATAAAAAAACAGTTAAATCATCTATTCCAACTTAATTAATCCTAGCGCAGTGGAGCCCATAGAAGTATCACTGGTGACGCCACGAGTCGCGGGAGTCAAAACGCGCCGAGGGCGGTAGAAATAGCTTGGACAACTAAGGACAAAAAGATTCATTTTGTCCAATGTGGTGTTATCCTTTTGCGGTACGGCGCGGGATTGCGCCGTTTGTTTTGCATCGAAGATTGGACAAAATGATCGAGCCCCGAAAACACCTGACGCAGATCGAAGTCGATCGATTGATTGCGGCGACCAAAGAGAGTCGCCACGAAATGCGTGATCGCTGTCTACTGCTGCTCATGTTCCGTCATGGCCTACGCGTCTCTGAAGCCTGTGGCATGACATTGGCGCAAGTTGACCTTGAGACTCGTGTTCTACACGTTTTTCGCTTGAAAAAAGGCCTTTCTACAACGCATCCGCTACGTACAGATGAACTGAAGTATATAAAAGCCTGGCTTCGGGTTAGGGCTCAAATGAAACCTGAAAATGATGCTTTTTTCATTTCAGAGAGACTGAATCCTTTGAATCGGCGTACCGCTTGGGATGCCATTCGTCGATATGGCGAGAAGGCTCATTTACCTCTGGCTACCCATCCGCACATGCTGCGCCACGCTTGCGGGTACGAACTGGCCAACCAAGGTGCAGATACACGGTTAATCCAGGACTATTTAGGGCACAAGAACATCCAGCACACCGTGCAATACACGGCAGCTAAACCAACAAGGTTTGATAGGTTGTGGCCAGCAGCGCCACGCCGCTGAGCTGAACAGAAGATAACGGTGCGACCAGGGATTGCGACCCTGGCCACACCTGACCAATGTCTACTGAAAGGAGTAGAAGCAATGGCTAATGAGTATGGTATGACAATCGAAGCAAACAGCGAAATCTACGTAGGTACAGGCGGCAGCTCCATCGACACTCCTGTGCCCAAAAAAGCTCGTGGATCGCGGAAGAAAAAAAAGCCGCTGCGCACAATCGATTTGTTTTGTGGTGCAGGTGGAATCACCGAGGGCTTTAGACAAGCTGGTTATGTCAGCCTCTATGGCAACGATGTGATGCCAGAGGCCATCGAGACGTTTAAGCTCAATCATCCAGAAGCCATTGCAGACTGCCGGACTATCGAAGAGGTGGATCCAAGAGAGGTTAGAAATCTTCTCGGCCTGGAGCCTGGTGAGCTAGACGTTCTAGTCGGAGGCCCACCCTGCCAAGGTTTCTCGATTAACGCCCCAGAGCGTTTTCTCAGTGATCCCCGGAATGCTTTGTTCAGGCACTATGAGCGTTTCCTAGAAGAGTTCCTGCCCAAGGCTTTCGTATTCGAGAACGTTCCTGGCTTGCTATCTCTAGATGACGGAAAAGTGTTCCGTCAGATCATCGATATTTTTACCAATCTTGGATACCACGTAACGGCCAAGATTCTGTTCGCAGCTCATTACGGCGTTCCGCAAGAACGCTGGCGGCTAATTCTTCTCGGCTCCCGCTTCACAGAAGTTCAGCATCCTGAACCTACACATTACGCAGTTGGCCGCGCCAATTTCCGTGGCGGTAGCACGATGACATTCCAGCTATCTGAGAGTGACCGTTCCCGCCTTAACCCATGGGTGAGCGTTAACGAAGCCATTGGCGATCTCCCACGCTTAGAGATGGGGGAAGGGGCTGAAATTGTCCAATATCAGGCAGCCGCTCACAGCGCCTACGCTCAAACAATGCGTAATGGTGCGCAAGAAACTTTTAACCACATTGCCGCCAAGCTTTCTAAGCAGAATGCTGAGCGTATGAAGCATGTAAAGCCCGGTGGATCATGGCGTGATATCCCCCACGATCTTCTGCCTAAAGGTATGCAGCGCGCCCGCAAGTCTGATCATACAAAACGTTATGGTCGACTCCATAAAGATGGTTTGTCTGGGACCATGTTGACCAAGTGCGACCCACACTGGGGAACAGTTTTTCTGCCAGATCAAGACCGAACTCTGACAGTGCGCGAAGCAGCACGTTTCCAGTCTTTTCCTGACACCTATCGTTTTGTAGGTTCTCGCGTATCACAGTACGAGCAGGTCGGAAATGCAGTACCGGTGTTGATGGCAAAAGCCATTGCTGATCAACTGGTAAATCACCTGGCTGACCAAAAAGACATGGTTATTGAAGTAGTACAGGCGCAAGAAGAAATCTGCGCCTGACGGTCTTAATCCGACTCAGGTAAAGGTGCTTCGAAATCACCAAACGCAAGCAGGTCAGATCCACTGACCTGCTCTATTGGCACAGGCCAGACAAACTTATCACTGATCCGACCTTCAAAAGTCGAAAGGGGCACCGCCTTCCCACCTGTTAAACCTTCTACTGAGCGCTCAAGGGTCGTGTATCGGACTTCGTCAGGCACAATTCGTGTACGGTTTTGGCCTTCGACTTCCTCGAATCGCACGACAAACCATGCGATATCAGCATTCGAGATGTCTTTTACGTTGTCCATTTCACCGATAGAGTCAAAGAAGGCGCGATCTACAACGACGGCCATCTTCTTCCCCCACCGCCGAAGCGTTGGAACTTTGATTTGGAGCTGAGGCATGAGACGTTTCGGCCCGCTACTTCGGTAATCTGGGCGACGACGCCCTGCTGGAAATACTACCCAATCTACCGCACTGTCGCTAAAAGCCTCGAACTCGCCTCGCATTGCGTCACCAGAGAAATATACCGCTTGAATTTCCAGCGCCGCCCACTCCATAGGCGCTCCTGGCGGTGTCTTCGTGCTAACAAGAACCATATCAATTCGGCCAACGTCTTCACCGCCTTCATTGTCGGTTGTCGCGCCGGCCTCTAAAAAACCTACCTCAGCAACAAGTTTCGGGTCAGAGTCCCCGAGGATGGTTTCACCTACCCACTTAAAAATTTCTAGGTCTTCATGGAAGCGATTTGGGCACGTAGCCCTAAGATCGCCCTGTTTACCCTCAACAGGGACACCCATGGCCCGCCCAGTTCCTGGATGCGCTGCATATGAGTAGAGACGTAATGAGCAGACGCCTCCATCTTTTGAGCAAAGAGCATCTTGCTTGCGCGCTTGAAATGGGCACAGCTGCTTGGCTCTAGCTTTCTTCGGTTTCAGTGTTTCAGCCGCGAGGAGCTGTCTTTCTGTACTCGATAGCTGGGTCAGGTTGTACCCATACCACTCTCCGATACCAAAGCGAGCTGTTTGATCTTTTAGTTTTCTAGGTAATTTGGCCATAGCGTACAAAGTTATCAGATAGACACATATCGGCCGAGAGCTTTGTAAAACGCTCAAGAACGTACGTCCAAGGCGGTACGAATCACTCCGCTTGTGAACTGAGGGAGAGGCACCTCGCTAGGGGCGCGGCGCGGGTGCATCTGTGCCTTCACCTTGTCGTCCTCTCGTAGGCGAACCAACTAGTGGTGATGGTAAGCATGCAGTGATCATCACGCACCATCGAACGCCTGGCCCAAAATTTAACCGCTGCGTCGGCATCCTCGACGGTTACTACTCCCTCATTAACGAGGAGAGTCAAGGTGGGCGGGCGACTCATGACCGGTGCGGACTCGACCGTTATGGAATTTGTGAAGCCTTGCAGCCATCAGATGGTATCGATAGGTCCCCAATATCGCCATACTCGTCAGCGCCTTGAGGGCAAGTCATACCTCATTTTGAACATAGGAAAGCAGGTCATACGGAATGAAATTCCTTGACGATATATTGCAGTCAATCTCCGGAAACACGAAAACAAAGGTCGATGATCCTTTCATTGGCGCGTTCATAGGGTCATGGATTGTCTGTAATTGGAGTCACTTGGCAATACTAATATGGGGCGACGGGACCACTACAGAAAGGATTAACGCGCTCAGTAAATACATAAAAGAAACCGACGTAGTAGCGTTCAATACAATAATTGTCATCCCTTTATTAATGACGACTCTCTTTTTGTTCGCTTTCCCTTGGGTTTCATTATTGCTGAAATCGATACAGAAATTTGCAAATGATCGACTACACCAGCAAGCAATATCAATTGAATTGAGCAAGACTAAGCAACAAGAAGCCTTGAATAGACAGAAGCTGCTTGCGGATCCAGACAAGAAATTTCTGGAGCAGAACGTCCAATTAGATATTGATCGCCGAAAAGAAATAACTGAACAGTTAAAGCTAAGAAGTGCAAAATTCAAAGAAAAAGCCGAAGCGGCAGCAGCTGTATCGGAAGCGGCGATAGCCGCAGCGACAGAAGCTAAAAGCCGAGCGAATCAAGCTCAATTAGAAGAAGAAAAAAAACAGCAGAATGCCACAATCGAAAGACAACGATTTACTGTGGCAAATGCTAGATTAAAGTCGGCACAGGCATCAAATCGTTTTCCCTCGTCGTATAGCTTCATGCTCGCTATCGAAGAAAGCCTGAAAGCAGACGGTATTCAGCTATCCCTGGCCGGACTAGGTGAGGTCGTAGCAACGATATTTGGCTATAAAGACTTCCAGTCGTTGATACTCGATGAAAATTTCAATAACGAAAAACTATCACAAGTTATATATATTTACTATGACCCTACAGATCTTGCCTCAAGCCTTGACAATATTGTACAAGCTGAAGGGTCAGACAACGAGGACTTAGGGTCCGACCTGCTATTCGACCATGTCATTTCAGCCTTCGAAAACTTAGAATATAAATTGATCACCAAGGATCAAGTAGAAGAAGTGTGCAGAGACATCTGCGAAAAGCACAAGTATGACTTACTGCAAGGTGAGGAGCTATCAGGCCCCATCACAGAATCAGATACTATATACGATGAAGTCGAGATTGGCGATTTAGACTCTATTACGTTTGATAATGGCTTAAAGGCTCTTTTTTCCGGTTCAGCAAGCGGCGATCATCGAAAGGAACACGATGTACCCGGTCGTGATATTGAGTTTAGCGTCGAAATTAAAAATACCTTGTTGCTCGGCACCAGAGCTTTGGGCGAGTTTGAGGTTGGTGAAGTGACGGGAAGCTTGGTTGACTATTATGATGAGGGTGAAGACGAAGCTGAAGCACATTAGAGAACAAGCACTGTGCTCCAGGTCGCCGAGAGCACACCGTGAGCAACCCGTATGCATGTGCAGATTGGTATTAAGCACAACCTATCCGCAAGGCGAGCAGCTATCCGTCGGAGCCCGTGGCAGTCCGCTTCTGGCCGGTTGTTGCCTGTCGCCAAGGGCAGTAAACGACCCAAAGCGGCCCATCGCATGAGGCAGAAAACGGCCAGAAGCGACGTCCAGCCCACCACATTTCTTCAGGCAGAAGCAGACATTCGACTCGGTTCTGGTTTCGCCCGATAGTGAATGCTTGCAGCATGCGACTGCATACCTAAAAGCAATTCTGGCTTATTGCCAATACCGTATATCCCCATATGCCCCCTCTCTCATTTTCCGTGAACACCACGGCACGCGGGTCTGTAAGCTATTCAGGAGGCCCGTTGCAAACTCTCTCAGGATCGTCCGCGATTCGTCATCAATCCTGACAGAGAACCCTATGACTACACCCATCCGCCGCGCAGCATCCCTTCGTCCAGGGCAATTCAAACACTTGATCCGCGTTGCATCTGTTACTGGCCGTCTGCCAGAGCGCGACGTGATGCTTTTATGGCTCACACACACCACTGGGATTCGCGTCACCGAACTGGCCTTGCTGAAGGTCGCAGACGTGCTGTACCCCAGCGGAGCTATTAAGTCCGAGGTGTATCTACGAGCAGACATCACCAAGGGCTGCCGACCCCGCAATGTATACCTGACACATGCTCGATGCCTTGCCGCCTTGGACGGCTGGATCGCGGTTCGCTTGCAACGCCGGTGGGGCCTGTCCGGCGCTGATGAATATCGGGGCCTGCGCCCAAGTTCAAAGCTGGTTACCACACACAAGGGCCAAGCGTTTGAACTTGCGTTTAAACATCGCCAATTGGACAGCGGTCCGGAGGTTTACCGTGCCTGTGATTCGCTCCAGCAGACGATCAGTCGGCTCTACCGGCAGGCCGGTATCAAGCAGGGTTCGTCACACAGTGGCAGGCGATCTCTGGCGGCAAAGGTGCTGGCTGCGACCGGCGACGTGGAGACGGTACAGACCATCCTCGGTCATGCCTGCCTCGATCACAGCAAGCCGTATCTAACTGTTGACATCGAGGTTATCCGTCGTGCTTTCGAGCTTGCACTGGCATAGTGATATCGGTAACTCTTTCCGCTAGTCAGCATTGATATTGAAATGTCCGTCCAGGGGTGAGGTTTTTGCCCCCGAGAACTTGAGGAAATCAACAATGGCTAGGCTCACACTGACCGATTTTGACGAATGGCTCGATGGCGCTGTGCAGACGGACGTAGAGGACGTATACGCCCTCCATGAAGCCGTTGACGGTGAAACAGAGTTCGCTCAATACAAAGCCGAGCGTGCACCAAATGGACAGCTCTTGGTCTCGTATGGCGACGATAGCCCTTGGTTGAGGCTGTCCACGGAGGAAGCTAAGCAGGGTTTTCTTCGTCGTCTTGGCGGTCGTTATGTTGGGGAAGGTTGTATGGACATCGGTGCGTGGTATGTCATGCACATGGGATTAGCGTCCGATTAAAGGAAATCCGCATGGAGGACGCCGATGAGGTGTACCAGATCCTTCGAGACACCAAGGTTTTGGCTCGCCGTTATTACCAACTCACTCGCAAACCGCTGGGTGTGACTGGGGAAATCGCAGAGTACGAGGCAGCTCGGCACCTCAACGTCGAGTTGGAACTGGCTAGGCAAGCTGGGTACGACGCGACAGAAGTGAGAGATGGGCTGAAAGTCAGAATTCAAATCAAGGGGCGGTATTTCACCAGCCCACGAATGCGAAGCGGTCGAGTGGGATCAATCGATTTAAGGCAACCCTTCGATACAGTTTTACTGGTTCTTCTCGATGCGGATTACAACGCTTTCCAGATTTTTGAAGCGGATCGATCTGCGGTTGAGGCGTTACTGACAAGGCCTGGGTCAAAGGCTCGAAACGAACGTGGCTCAGTC is drawn from Pseudomonas sp. 31-12 and contains these coding sequences:
- a CDS encoding site-specific integrase yields the protein MIDTRRVSNSTTPSLSFLDDGYEPSKTNPLLKGLTSDVGSTAWIIEGLATPIDFNVLLSDGSKLTDYRNSKILSSIKTWLLMQGADSATNIPYKTKVRTRRLTLVLKQADFILQHIPISRLRRDGFAAISESFYSMLVYRVNNYNSDDDIYYNWTERFSTLVKCKIEENTKELDNGGLYPDCVEQSDLDLTSYICDLTKSQARSARIFFHHERRQLSSTKRSFPNYSARELSRSIFLNCLFKGSKFSCPPEIDIQPLKKKKSINRVPTRTSRNTPSTQTISRHLSCFKDILELGRFDLPTPIETFETDRAQLISDESTITGNFSSIPYPLVISALKEAISYVSRYADGLFEACLEYYQECGDLTPIDLTCQQRLPTCIPASLSELGITRWKTPNWECREAQNAQEKSELYWHIKILYGSFELILGALTARRQEELIRITRKDIDILSGQIIFQNGKSGEGDIRQPLPCPIPKICVDIFAKLIKFHSDIETLGFCCNNRSLLSPPYTKTLGIKKYFGSVVYNDALDKLCLKFNYTNNEGQIYLFREHQFRRFFTQMFFWGGFGDMEALRQFLGHSNYRHLFHYITDTVSGDTINSVKAEVLAEITRRGDLTYLPLARLIEKKFGTSNIRVIQEAELRPYLNYLISRNQITTNPVFSMSSNNESFTIITAVKHA
- a CDS encoding site-specific integrase, with the protein product MAKLYFLTSAEFQLFHSLSFDKKPQMVNAPNLVSMRWPNGVWCYDANQYLISKFFNRASTHSDGGTLKQYATQLSHIIRFCFDKNRNLDQLVDSDFIEFIKLQSAPRPNGKIITTKTSVSILRRTLEFLDFVGRSRHRSDYVAIDGDIKGFKKKIELSKQVHHSHDAAPRWYWDHSEMPIESETTTRDSISAIAIDKLRTAAANGDTNFFLMKRRLAMLLVLEVTGGRRSEVAELQRSAVYKALAMTQPVLEMRNLKKGGNTYVTRRIRISHSDLRFLKDFIEMNVEPLLSIKKTSHDYVFVSERTGQPVRPNTITQEIHYLRNLAGVLGRAHPHMFRHRYVTKHLIALIESFKFANESDFRNKLLDLEFFKVQVLDFTGHKSPKSIEPYIKLAYAEHLKLKETLDALNKFKEVDAAKRAIINYSAELQARGGPRHIVDGLLELSKNFPFLPPPIVTTDE
- a CDS encoding tyrosine-type recombinase/integrase, producing MIEPRKHLTQIEVDRLIAATKESRHEMRDRCLLLLMFRHGLRVSEACGMTLAQVDLETRVLHVFRLKKGLSTTHPLRTDELKYIKAWLRVRAQMKPENDAFFISERLNPLNRRTAWDAIRRYGEKAHLPLATHPHMLRHACGYELANQGADTRLIQDYLGHKNIQHTVQYTAAKPTRFDRLWPAAPRR
- a CDS encoding DNA cytosine methyltransferase; the protein is MANEYGMTIEANSEIYVGTGGSSIDTPVPKKARGSRKKKKPLRTIDLFCGAGGITEGFRQAGYVSLYGNDVMPEAIETFKLNHPEAIADCRTIEEVDPREVRNLLGLEPGELDVLVGGPPCQGFSINAPERFLSDPRNALFRHYERFLEEFLPKAFVFENVPGLLSLDDGKVFRQIIDIFTNLGYHVTAKILFAAHYGVPQERWRLILLGSRFTEVQHPEPTHYAVGRANFRGGSTMTFQLSESDRSRLNPWVSVNEAIGDLPRLEMGEGAEIVQYQAAAHSAYAQTMRNGAQETFNHIAAKLSKQNAERMKHVKPGGSWRDIPHDLLPKGMQRARKSDHTKRYGRLHKDGLSGTMLTKCDPHWGTVFLPDQDRTLTVREAARFQSFPDTYRFVGSRVSQYEQVGNAVPVLMAKAIADQLVNHLADQKDMVIEVVQAQEEICA
- a CDS encoding NotI family restriction endonuclease; this encodes MSVLQSSRPICVYLITLYAMAKLPRKLKDQTARFGIGEWYGYNLTQLSSTERQLLAAETLKPKKARAKQLCPFQARKQDALCSKDGGVCSLRLYSYAAHPGTGRAMGVPVEGKQGDLRATCPNRFHEDLEIFKWVGETILGDSDPKLVAEVGFLEAGATTDNEGGEDVGRIDMVLVSTKTPPGAPMEWAALEIQAVYFSGDAMRGEFEAFSDSAVDWVVFPAGRRRPDYRSSGPKRLMPQLQIKVPTLRRWGKKMAVVVDRAFFDSIGEMDNVKDISNADIAWFVVRFEEVEGQNRTRIVPDEVRYTTLERSVEGLTGGKAVPLSTFEGRISDKFVWPVPIEQVSGSDLLAFGDFEAPLPESD
- a CDS encoding site-specific integrase, which encodes MTTPIRRAASLRPGQFKHLIRVASVTGRLPERDVMLLWLTHTTGIRVTELALLKVADVLYPSGAIKSEVYLRADITKGCRPRNVYLTHARCLAALDGWIAVRLQRRWGLSGADEYRGLRPSSKLVTTHKGQAFELAFKHRQLDSGPEVYRACDSLQQTISRLYRQAGIKQGSSHSGRRSLAAKVLAATGDVETVQTILGHACLDHSKPYLTVDIEVIRRAFELALA